A section of the Sphaerobacter thermophilus DSM 20745 genome encodes:
- a CDS encoding HAD-IIA family hydrolase: MAQDRKAVLTDMDGVLVRGRTVIPGAPEFIERLIADGRPFLVMTNNSMYPPAILAHRLRRMGLEIPEERIHTSALATAQFLNSQHPRGTAYVVGEDGLYEALEDIGYTFTDRSPDYVVLGETQDYSFERITRAIRLIQGGARFIATNPDPSGPSEEGIVPATGAVAALIERAIGAVPYFIGKPNPLMIRTALRRLGEHSENTIMIGDRMDTDILIGIESGLETVLVLTGVTTREMVSKFPYQPTRIVDSVADLP; encoded by the coding sequence ATGGCGCAAGATCGGAAGGCCGTTCTGACCGACATGGACGGGGTGCTGGTGCGCGGCCGGACGGTTATCCCCGGGGCGCCCGAGTTCATCGAGCGGCTCATCGCCGATGGACGACCGTTCCTCGTGATGACCAACAATTCGATGTACCCGCCAGCCATCCTGGCCCACCGCCTCCGGCGCATGGGATTGGAGATCCCTGAGGAGCGTATCCACACCTCGGCCCTGGCTACCGCGCAGTTCCTCAACAGCCAACACCCCCGGGGCACCGCCTATGTCGTTGGGGAAGACGGGCTCTACGAAGCGCTGGAAGACATCGGCTATACCTTCACTGACCGTTCCCCCGACTACGTCGTGTTGGGTGAAACCCAGGACTACAGCTTCGAACGGATCACCCGTGCCATCCGGCTGATCCAGGGCGGCGCCCGCTTCATCGCCACCAACCCCGATCCCTCCGGACCAAGCGAGGAGGGGATCGTCCCGGCCACCGGCGCGGTCGCGGCGTTGATCGAGCGCGCCATCGGCGCGGTGCCGTACTTCATCGGCAAGCCGAACCCATTGATGATCCGCACGGCGCTGCGCCGCCTCGGGGAGCACTCCGAGAATACGATCATGATCGGCGATCGGATGGACACTGACATCCTGATCGGGATCGAGAGCGGCCTGGAGACGGTGCTGGTGCTCACCGGCGTGACCACGCGCGAGATGGTCTCCAAGTTCCCCTACCAGCCTACCCGGATCGTCGACTCCGTCGCGGACTTGCCCTAG
- a CDS encoding response regulator transcription factor encodes MQYSHAMKDVAMQFVLLDPNPDSAAEVRYVLSEAGHDVALATTIDEACRAAVLTSPDAVLVSTTATQIDVRLLRDKLQQLNYTGPILRIEPGME; translated from the coding sequence GTGCAATACAGTCATGCGATGAAGGACGTGGCGATGCAGTTCGTCCTCCTTGACCCGAATCCGGACTCGGCTGCAGAGGTGCGATACGTACTGAGCGAAGCGGGGCACGACGTGGCGCTGGCGACAACCATCGACGAAGCGTGCCGGGCGGCGGTGCTCACCTCCCCCGACGCCGTGTTGGTCAGCACCACGGCCACGCAGATCGACGTGCGCCTGCTGCGCGACAAGCTCCAGCAACTGAACTATACCGGCCCAATCCTCAGGATCGAGCCGGGCATGGAGTAG
- a CDS encoding VOC family protein, which yields MAPRIRVTSLLVDDQEKAHAFYTEKLGFITKQDLKMEQGWWLTVASPDAPDEVELSLEPNNNPTLAGAAQAYQRALFENGIPATAFAVDDIHAEVEQMKARGVQFTMDPTPMGPVIVAMLDDTCGNLIQLFQVTAQQ from the coding sequence ATGGCCCCGAGGATACGGGTCACGAGCCTTTTGGTTGACGACCAGGAGAAGGCCCACGCCTTCTACACCGAGAAGCTCGGCTTCATCACCAAGCAGGACCTCAAGATGGAGCAGGGCTGGTGGCTGACCGTCGCCTCGCCCGACGCGCCGGACGAGGTTGAGCTCTCGCTTGAGCCCAACAACAACCCCACCCTCGCGGGCGCGGCACAGGCGTACCAGCGAGCGCTGTTCGAGAACGGCATTCCGGCCACCGCCTTCGCCGTGGATGACATCCATGCGGAGGTCGAGCAGATGAAGGCGCGGGGCGTGCAGTTCACGATGGATCCGACCCCGATGGGGCCGGTCATCGTGGCGATGCTGGACGACACCTGCGGGAACCTGATCCAGCTCTTCCAGGTCACCGCGCAGCAGTAG
- the ggt gene encoding gamma-glutamyltransferase, translating into MGAAANRSRRSEWIIDKTEAVARDGMVAAMQPLAAEAGAEILARGGNAIDAAVATAFAIGVVEPHMSGLGGIAFLVYRDGATGEITCLDGSTVLPAAIRPEMFELLPGDQRAGMYNWRAVKDDANNTGWLAPGVPGMPALVGEAHRRFGRLPWREVVQPAIRLAADGFEVNHYIAMSIAANWDLLQRFPSTRRVYLKPSGAPPAPPISGPGDRLVQPDLARTLSIIAEQGVDVIYRGEIARMIAEEMKRNGGLITEEDLAAHRTYERSPHLASYRGFQIAGALESSGFPTVVEALKIVEGFDLAGAGFQTPDALHLIAEALRRAMVDRLRHLGDPALMPVPLQGVVSPEYAAVRRATIDPSRATPEEGPGDPWPFDPSGGKSPVERSGAPGEGNTTHITVIDRDRNMVALTSTLGGIFGSGVVIEGTGILLNNAVTWFDPEPGAVASIGPGKRVMSAATPVVVLRDGKPFAALGSPGGRRVMSAIYQVLVNLIDYGLGMQAAISAPRLHTEGPALEISTRFPEEVRAALAERGHQIVPRDETISASFFARPNGILIDQETGELHGGVFPFTPATAIGV; encoded by the coding sequence ATGGGTGCAGCGGCGAATCGGAGCCGACGGAGCGAGTGGATTATCGACAAGACCGAGGCGGTTGCGCGCGACGGGATGGTCGCGGCGATGCAACCGCTGGCGGCCGAGGCGGGCGCGGAAATACTTGCCCGCGGCGGGAACGCCATCGACGCGGCGGTGGCGACGGCCTTCGCCATCGGGGTCGTCGAGCCGCACATGAGCGGCCTGGGCGGCATCGCGTTCCTGGTGTACCGCGACGGTGCTACCGGTGAGATCACCTGCCTCGACGGCAGCACCGTCCTCCCGGCGGCGATTCGGCCGGAGATGTTCGAACTCCTGCCGGGCGACCAGCGGGCCGGGATGTACAACTGGCGTGCGGTCAAGGACGACGCCAACAACACCGGGTGGCTCGCGCCCGGGGTGCCCGGCATGCCGGCCCTCGTCGGTGAGGCGCATCGGCGCTTCGGGCGCCTGCCCTGGCGCGAGGTCGTGCAGCCTGCCATCCGCCTGGCTGCCGACGGCTTCGAGGTCAACCACTACATCGCCATGTCGATCGCGGCGAACTGGGACCTGCTCCAGCGCTTCCCGTCCACACGCCGCGTCTATCTGAAGCCGTCAGGTGCGCCGCCAGCCCCGCCGATCTCCGGCCCGGGCGACCGTCTGGTGCAGCCCGACCTGGCCCGCACGCTCAGCATCATCGCCGAACAGGGCGTCGACGTGATCTACCGGGGTGAGATCGCCCGGATGATCGCGGAGGAGATGAAGCGCAACGGTGGTCTGATCACCGAGGAGGACCTCGCGGCACACCGCACCTACGAGCGCTCGCCGCACCTCGCGAGCTACCGCGGCTTCCAGATCGCCGGCGCGCTCGAGTCCAGCGGGTTCCCCACCGTCGTTGAGGCGCTGAAGATCGTCGAAGGGTTCGACCTGGCTGGAGCCGGGTTCCAGACGCCGGACGCGCTGCACCTGATCGCGGAGGCGCTGCGCCGAGCGATGGTCGACCGGCTGCGCCACCTGGGTGACCCGGCACTCATGCCGGTGCCGCTCCAGGGCGTCGTCTCGCCGGAGTACGCAGCGGTGCGCCGCGCCACGATCGACCCGTCTCGGGCGACGCCGGAGGAAGGTCCCGGCGACCCCTGGCCGTTCGATCCCAGCGGCGGGAAGTCCCCGGTCGAGCGCAGCGGCGCGCCCGGCGAGGGGAACACGACGCACATCACCGTCATCGACCGCGACCGCAATATGGTGGCGCTCACCTCGACGCTCGGCGGCATCTTCGGCTCCGGGGTGGTCATCGAGGGGACCGGCATCCTGCTCAACAACGCGGTCACCTGGTTCGACCCGGAGCCGGGCGCGGTCGCCTCGATCGGGCCGGGCAAGCGGGTCATGTCGGCCGCGACGCCGGTCGTGGTGCTGCGCGACGGGAAGCCGTTCGCCGCGCTCGGCTCCCCCGGTGGCCGGCGGGTCATGTCGGCGATCTACCAGGTGCTGGTGAACCTGATCGACTACGGGCTCGGCATGCAGGCGGCGATCTCCGCGCCGCGCCTGCATACTGAGGGGCCGGCGCTTGAGATCTCGACCCGGTTCCCGGAGGAGGTGCGCGCCGCCCTGGCCGAGCGCGGCCACCAGATCGTGCCGCGCGATGAGACGATCTCGGCAAGCTTCTTCGCCCGGCCGAACGGCATTCTCATCGACCAGGAGACGGGCGAGCTGCATGGCGGCGTCTTCCCCTTCACCCCGGCCACGGCGATCGGGGTGTAG
- a CDS encoding NAD(P)-dependent malic enzyme, translating to MPTARTRPAAPSSAPRPRTLREQAIDLRRRYNGVLEIRSKIPIKDHHILKLLYVPPAALAPVAEVQDNPGVVYDLTVKENLVAIVTDGSAVLGLGDIGPQAALPVMEGKAVLFQSLAGVEAFPICVAERDPQAIVDIVTAIAPSFGGINLEDISAPRCFEIEAALKERLDLPVFHDDQHGTAIIVLAALLNACTLRGTPLEEVKIVINGAGSAGVAVARLLLTVGVGDIILCDRRGIVHRGRQDLNRVKEELARLTNKEQITGTLTEALVGADVFIGVSVAGALTQEMIRSMAPDPIIFALANPEPEILPDEAKEAGAFVVATGRSDYPNQVNNSLAFPGVFRGALDARATDINDAMKLAAARAIADLVSPKELSRDFVIPGALDLHVPAAVAAAVARAAVETGVARIPVDPEEVAARTQELIYERIQR from the coding sequence ATGCCCACCGCCCGGACCCGGCCCGCGGCCCCTTCTTCGGCCCCGCGCCCGCGTACCCTCCGCGAGCAGGCGATCGACCTACGACGGCGGTACAACGGCGTGCTGGAGATCCGGAGCAAGATCCCGATCAAGGATCACCACATCCTCAAGCTCCTGTATGTCCCCCCGGCCGCGCTGGCGCCGGTCGCCGAGGTGCAGGACAACCCCGGCGTCGTCTACGACCTGACGGTCAAGGAGAACCTGGTCGCGATCGTGACCGACGGCAGCGCCGTACTGGGCTTGGGCGACATCGGCCCGCAGGCCGCGCTCCCGGTCATGGAGGGCAAGGCGGTCCTGTTCCAGTCGCTGGCGGGTGTCGAGGCTTTCCCGATCTGCGTGGCCGAGCGCGATCCGCAGGCCATCGTCGACATCGTCACCGCCATCGCGCCGTCGTTCGGCGGGATCAACCTGGAGGACATCTCCGCGCCGCGCTGCTTCGAGATCGAGGCGGCTCTCAAGGAGCGGCTCGATCTGCCGGTCTTCCACGACGACCAGCACGGCACGGCGATCATCGTGCTGGCGGCGCTGCTCAATGCCTGCACGCTGCGTGGTACCCCGCTCGAAGAGGTCAAGATCGTCATCAACGGTGCCGGGTCGGCGGGCGTCGCGGTCGCGCGCCTCCTGCTGACCGTCGGCGTGGGTGACATCATCCTCTGCGACCGGCGGGGCATCGTCCATCGCGGGCGGCAGGATCTGAACCGGGTCAAGGAGGAACTGGCCCGCCTGACCAACAAGGAGCAGATCACCGGCACGCTCACCGAAGCGCTCGTCGGGGCGGACGTCTTCATCGGCGTCTCCGTCGCCGGAGCGCTGACGCAGGAGATGATCCGCAGCATGGCACCGGACCCGATCATCTTCGCCCTGGCCAACCCGGAGCCGGAGATCCTGCCGGACGAGGCCAAGGAGGCCGGGGCGTTCGTGGTGGCGACCGGGCGCTCCGACTACCCGAACCAGGTCAACAACTCGCTGGCCTTCCCCGGTGTCTTCCGCGGCGCGCTCGACGCCCGCGCGACCGACATCAACGACGCGATGAAGCTGGCGGCCGCCCGCGCCATCGCGGACCTGGTCTCGCCCAAGGAGTTGAGTCGCGACTTCGTCATCCCTGGTGCGCTGGACCTGCACGTGCCCGCCGCTGTCGCCGCGGCCGTGGCCCGCGCCGCTGTCGAGACCGGTGTGGCCCGCATCCCGGTCGACCCTGAGGAGGTCGCCGCCCGTACCCAGGAGTTGATCTACGAGCGCATCCAACGGTAG
- a CDS encoding heavy metal translocating P-type ATPase codes for MIVTQRLDLSQLLPPEPAACDQCLDRVYTVLQSTKGIDGVHVAGQRGRVILHYDPDLIPLATIEALARREGQRLNARYVHEVVPIEGMDCADCARTLERGISRLPGVEWVSINFAGARMAVEYDANRVGREAIAKRVSDLGYRVGVTSGDPAAARPERPSWLAKEHLPLAVGAVATITGAALALLGAPSLASTLLYALAALVAGLPIARKAVATARATHRLDINALMTIAVIGAAFIGEWLEAATVVVLFSLGEALEGYTMDRARRSIRSLMRLTPAEAVVRRDGVEQRVRVDEIAPGEVVIVRPGERVPVDGVVLAGESTVDQAPITGESVPVGKAPGDDLFAGTINGAGVLDVRVTRRAGDSTIARIIRMVEDAQAQRAPTQRFIDVFASYYTPAVVALAAALAVVPPVLFDGGWSEWLYRALVLLVVACPCALVISTPVTIVSAIAAAARRGVLIKGGAYLEAAGSLRALAFDKTGTLTVGQPEVTAVIPLDGADEADLLRVAAAAERYSEHPLGAAIRRAAVARGIETDGLAVHDVTAHTARGIEARVDGTTVRVGSRDLVLGGEVPPEVEERLASLEEAGQTAVLVGVDGRLAGIIALADAPRPEAPAAIRAIKDAGIRETIMLTGDRQAVADGIARQLGVDGVEAELLPDQKVRAVENLLSRYGAVGMVGDGINDAPALARATVGIAMGAAGTDAALETADIALMGDDLGKIADTMRLSRAAKRVILQNITLALAIKAVFLVLAVGGVATLWEAVFADVGASLLVIANGMRLLRR; via the coding sequence GTGATCGTGACGCAGCGCCTCGACCTGTCCCAACTGCTCCCGCCCGAGCCGGCCGCCTGCGACCAGTGTCTCGACCGGGTGTACACCGTTCTCCAGTCGACCAAGGGGATCGACGGTGTGCACGTCGCCGGTCAGCGCGGCCGGGTGATCCTGCACTACGATCCGGACCTGATCCCGCTGGCCACGATCGAGGCACTGGCTCGCCGTGAGGGCCAGCGGCTTAATGCACGCTACGTCCACGAGGTCGTCCCCATCGAGGGGATGGACTGCGCCGACTGCGCCCGGACACTCGAGCGCGGAATCAGCCGCTTGCCGGGCGTCGAATGGGTATCGATCAACTTCGCCGGCGCACGAATGGCCGTCGAGTATGACGCGAACCGGGTCGGCCGGGAGGCTATCGCCAAGCGGGTGTCCGACCTCGGCTACCGCGTCGGGGTGACGAGCGGCGACCCTGCGGCGGCGCGTCCGGAGCGTCCCTCCTGGCTGGCGAAAGAGCATCTGCCGCTGGCCGTCGGGGCTGTGGCGACCATCACCGGCGCCGCGCTTGCGCTGCTCGGTGCCCCGTCGCTCGCGTCGACCCTCCTCTACGCCCTGGCGGCTTTGGTGGCCGGGCTGCCGATCGCGCGGAAGGCCGTCGCGACGGCGCGGGCCACCCACCGGCTCGACATCAACGCCCTGATGACAATTGCGGTCATCGGCGCGGCCTTCATCGGCGAGTGGCTCGAAGCGGCCACCGTCGTCGTCCTCTTCTCCCTCGGCGAGGCACTCGAGGGCTACACCATGGACCGTGCGCGCCGTTCGATCCGTTCCCTTATGCGGCTCACCCCGGCTGAGGCCGTGGTGCGCCGGGACGGCGTCGAGCAGCGGGTGCGGGTCGACGAGATCGCGCCCGGCGAGGTGGTCATTGTGCGGCCGGGCGAGCGGGTGCCGGTAGACGGCGTGGTCCTCGCCGGCGAGTCGACCGTGGACCAGGCGCCGATCACGGGCGAGAGCGTGCCGGTCGGGAAGGCCCCGGGCGACGACCTCTTCGCCGGGACCATCAACGGCGCCGGGGTGCTCGACGTGCGCGTGACGCGGCGCGCGGGCGACTCGACCATCGCCCGGATCATCCGCATGGTGGAGGACGCGCAGGCCCAGCGGGCGCCGACCCAGCGCTTCATCGATGTCTTTGCCAGCTACTACACGCCCGCCGTCGTGGCGCTGGCCGCGGCGCTTGCGGTGGTCCCGCCCGTCCTGTTCGATGGCGGGTGGTCCGAGTGGCTCTACCGCGCGCTGGTCCTGCTGGTGGTCGCCTGCCCCTGTGCGCTCGTCATCTCGACACCGGTCACCATCGTGTCGGCGATCGCCGCCGCTGCCCGGCGCGGCGTCCTGATCAAGGGCGGTGCCTACCTGGAGGCTGCCGGGTCGCTGCGGGCACTGGCCTTCGACAAGACGGGCACGCTCACGGTCGGCCAGCCCGAGGTCACCGCGGTGATCCCGCTCGACGGAGCCGACGAGGCCGACCTGCTCCGCGTCGCCGCTGCCGCCGAGCGCTACTCCGAGCACCCGCTGGGCGCGGCCATCCGCCGGGCTGCTGTGGCGCGGGGCATCGAGACGGACGGGCTGGCCGTCCACGACGTCACCGCTCACACGGCGCGGGGAATCGAGGCGCGAGTTGACGGAACAACGGTCCGCGTCGGCTCGCGCGATCTGGTGCTGGGCGGCGAGGTGCCGCCGGAGGTCGAGGAGCGCCTGGCGAGCCTGGAGGAGGCGGGGCAGACGGCGGTGCTGGTTGGGGTCGATGGGCGACTGGCCGGCATCATCGCTCTGGCCGACGCGCCGCGGCCGGAAGCGCCCGCCGCGATCCGCGCTATCAAGGACGCAGGCATCCGCGAGACGATCATGCTGACCGGTGACCGGCAGGCCGTGGCCGACGGGATCGCGCGCCAACTGGGGGTTGACGGAGTCGAGGCGGAGCTGCTCCCGGACCAGAAGGTGCGCGCCGTCGAGAACCTGCTCTCGCGCTACGGCGCGGTCGGCATGGTCGGCGACGGCATCAACGACGCCCCGGCCCTGGCGCGGGCCACGGTCGGGATCGCGATGGGTGCGGCTGGCACCGACGCCGCGCTGGAGACGGCAGACATCGCCCTGATGGGGGACGACCTGGGCAAGATCGCCGACACGATGCGTCTCTCCCGCGCCGCCAAGCGGGTGATCCTCCAGAACATCACGCTGGCGCTGGCCATCAAGGCGGTCTTCCTCGTGCTGGCGGTCGGCGGCGTTGCGACCCTTTGGGAAGCCGTCTTCGCCGACGTCGGCGCCTCGCTCCTCGTCATCGCCAACGGCATGCGCCTGCTGCGGCGGTGA
- a CDS encoding ArsR/SmtB family transcription factor: MARPRRNEQLRELEPAPAAGQIVHVDAVRRARQHLPDAATLDQTTALFAALGDPTRFRIIAALQVQELCVGDLAAAIGLSQSAVSHQLRALRDLGLVRSRREGRLVYYALDDEHVVTLVAQALDHVRHREEDAR, translated from the coding sequence ATGGCACGACCACGGCGCAATGAGCAGCTACGGGAGCTGGAGCCGGCCCCGGCGGCCGGCCAAATCGTGCACGTTGACGCGGTGCGTCGTGCCCGGCAACACCTGCCGGACGCGGCAACGCTCGACCAGACAACTGCCCTGTTCGCCGCTCTCGGTGACCCGACCCGCTTCCGGATCATCGCCGCCCTCCAGGTGCAGGAGCTCTGCGTTGGGGACCTCGCGGCCGCCATCGGGCTGTCTCAGTCGGCCGTGTCGCACCAACTGCGCGCGCTGCGCGACCTCGGGCTGGTGCGCTCGCGGCGGGAGGGGCGCCTAGTCTATTACGCCCTTGATGACGAGCACGTCGTGACCCTCGTGGCACAGGCGCTCGACCACGTGCGGCACCGGGAGGAGGATGCGCGGTGA
- a CDS encoding copper resistance protein CopC, whose product MVQLRRRGHRALALVRLSKDLPLVRDMAPARWLRRAHRLRHPFLALLVFTLATLIAPAALAHGELDVARSTPGPGSINGVPPEAVELWFTEPLEEARSSIEVYDADRQRVDNGDVQVDPADPQHMRVTLPRLPDGTYTVAWRSASLVDGHVLQGTFEFRVGQARLPAGAAATDGERPAPQAVALRWLTLLGLAVAAGWWLLGLLGARLTARSRRLALTGAAAALLADLALVPMTAYLPPGDLPRQSLGQAFGIMPTPWLARVGLDVAVVALLGLLALPTLRRRWRPLLALGALLTAAAVLTLTLTSHSAARESYRPLAIALNAAHLESIVFWIGGVVHLAATPRLWREQSSPALRRFSRLALVLAPVAFLAGAANAGVLLPLSRPPWTSPYGRVLLLKTGIALGILVLAWFNRRQIQTGLQRLVALLRSLRGEAVLGMGALLAAAVLALTAPPAPAQIEPLHLRFDLDDERYAHLFMSHPDTGNRDLTIWLSGPDGTPLPDVQRAYVTLRMLERPIDPPRLRAERQEDDRWLVPRAPFSVKGWWMAEVEFAGDAPEPEVATFVFLLPDPIFIGPEQREENDPAAEELYQAAIDRLSRLTSMSSFERLTDGSGNSVTTEFAFAAPNRLRYATAVGGESIAIGDTQYYRDGNGTWTAQPRARPVRFPLAQVNYYTNPQGLTLGREMEIDGEICRLVSFYAPADNTRGEVWYLWWVGTETHHIRQEAMVANHHYMITTYSDFDAPVTIDAPEVASR is encoded by the coding sequence ATGGTACAGTTGAGACGCCGGGGCCACCGTGCCCTGGCGTTGGTTCGTCTGAGCAAGGACTTGCCGCTTGTGCGCGACATGGCACCTGCACGTTGGCTCCGCCGCGCTCACCGCCTCCGGCACCCGTTCCTCGCCCTCCTCGTCTTCACGCTCGCCACTCTGATCGCGCCCGCGGCCCTCGCCCACGGCGAACTGGACGTGGCGCGCAGCACACCGGGGCCGGGGTCGATCAATGGCGTGCCGCCGGAGGCGGTCGAGCTGTGGTTCACCGAGCCGCTGGAGGAAGCGCGCTCCTCGATCGAGGTCTACGACGCCGACCGCCAGCGGGTCGACAACGGCGATGTGCAGGTCGACCCGGCCGATCCCCAGCACATGCGCGTCACCCTGCCGCGCCTCCCCGACGGCACCTACACCGTCGCCTGGCGCTCAGCGTCGCTCGTCGACGGCCACGTGCTGCAGGGGACCTTCGAGTTCCGCGTCGGGCAGGCCCGGCTGCCGGCCGGAGCGGCGGCGACGGACGGGGAGCGCCCCGCCCCACAGGCGGTCGCGCTGCGCTGGCTCACGCTACTGGGACTCGCGGTGGCCGCCGGGTGGTGGCTGCTCGGCCTCCTCGGCGCGCGGCTCACCGCTCGTTCCCGCCGGCTGGCGCTGACGGGCGCGGCCGCGGCGCTCCTGGCCGACCTGGCGCTGGTCCCGATGACGGCCTACCTGCCGCCCGGCGATCTGCCGCGCCAGTCACTCGGCCAGGCTTTCGGCATCATGCCCACGCCGTGGCTGGCTCGCGTCGGGCTCGACGTGGCCGTCGTGGCGCTGCTCGGCCTGCTGGCGTTGCCCACCCTGCGGCGACGTTGGCGACCATTGCTCGCGCTGGGCGCCCTGCTGACGGCTGCCGCGGTGCTGACGCTCACCCTCACCAGTCACTCAGCAGCGCGCGAGTCCTACCGGCCGCTCGCGATCGCACTCAACGCCGCGCACCTGGAATCGATCGTCTTCTGGATCGGCGGGGTCGTACACCTGGCGGCCACCCCGCGCCTCTGGCGCGAGCAGAGCAGCCCGGCGCTCCGCCGCTTCTCCCGGCTGGCGCTGGTACTGGCACCGGTCGCCTTCCTCGCCGGTGCGGCGAACGCGGGCGTGCTCCTGCCGCTGAGTCGCCCGCCGTGGACCAGCCCCTACGGCCGGGTACTCCTCCTGAAGACCGGCATCGCGCTTGGGATCCTGGTGCTCGCCTGGTTCAACCGGCGACAGATCCAGACCGGTCTGCAGCGGCTGGTGGCGCTGCTCCGCTCGCTGCGGGGAGAGGCCGTGCTCGGCATGGGCGCGCTGCTCGCGGCAGCGGTGCTGGCCCTCACGGCCCCTCCGGCACCTGCCCAGATCGAGCCGCTCCACCTGCGGTTCGACCTCGACGACGAGCGCTATGCCCACCTGTTCATGTCGCACCCGGACACCGGGAACCGGGATCTGACGATCTGGCTCAGCGGCCCGGACGGTACCCCGCTCCCCGACGTCCAGCGCGCCTACGTCACGCTCCGCATGTTGGAGCGTCCGATCGATCCACCGCGGCTGCGCGCCGAGCGCCAGGAGGACGATCGCTGGCTAGTCCCCCGCGCGCCGTTCAGCGTGAAGGGCTGGTGGATGGCCGAGGTGGAGTTCGCCGGAGACGCCCCCGAACCGGAAGTGGCGACCTTCGTCTTCCTCCTCCCGGACCCGATCTTCATCGGTCCTGAACAGCGGGAGGAGAACGACCCGGCCGCCGAGGAGCTCTACCAGGCCGCGATCGACCGCCTGTCCCGGCTCACTTCGATGTCCAGCTTCGAGCGGCTGACGGACGGCTCCGGAAACAGCGTCACCACGGAGTTCGCCTTCGCCGCGCCGAACCGCCTCCGCTACGCCACAGCCGTCGGCGGGGAGTCGATCGCGATCGGGGACACGCAGTACTACCGCGACGGCAACGGAACCTGGACGGCGCAGCCACGAGCGCGCCCGGTCCGCTTCCCGCTGGCCCAGGTGAACTACTACACCAACCCGCAAGGGCTCACCCTCGGCCGGGAGATGGAGATCGACGGCGAAATCTGCCGGCTGGTGAGCTTCTACGCTCCCGCCGACAACACCCGCGGCGAGGTCTGGTACCTCTGGTGGGTAGGCACAGAAACGCACCACATCCGCCAGGAGGCGATGGTCGCCAACCACCACTACATGATCACCACCTATTCCGACTTCGACGCCCCGGTAACGATCGACGCGCCCGAGGTAGCGAGCCGGTGA